One Nicotiana tabacum cultivar K326 chromosome 23, ASM71507v2, whole genome shotgun sequence genomic window, CGAATtggctaatttttaaatatattataaattgtGAATATTTTTTAAATAGCATACTTAAAACGGAAAAGGGTCAACAATACCCCTAACGTATTGAAAATGGTTCAAAAATACCCTTCGCAAACCTTTTGGTCTGCAAATGCCCCTAACGTTTGTTTTTGAGCTCAAACTTACCCATATATCTAACAGAAAGGCCAACAATACCCCTAACGTAttgaaaatagctcaaaaataccCTCCGTTAACCATTTGGTCTGCAAATGCCCCCAACGTTTATTTTTGCGCTCAAACATACCCCTATATCTAACAAAACTAACctggtcaattttttgactttaactTCGCCGTGTGGTATTTTCTTAACCCGCCACGTATATTATTTGTATTAAATAAACCCACATGTATCTTTTAAAATACCCAACGATCCTGACTCGCTCCCTATATATTTGGACggtcggctaaaaataattacattcgctagttaaatatataaaaatatatattgattatatataaaaatatgtatattatacattaatattttaatatatattttacattatattatttttaggagAAATTATACGATGTAGTTTTCTCTTCAAATTTTGCAGATATTAACAAGTTtaacaaatataaattttaatttgcaaatataaaaatgataatattCTATTTATATGATTCTAAAGGAGAAGCAAAGAACCAGAtggaaagaaaattatttaaaacctTTAATTATATACATATCCAGCTGCTTAGCACATTAATGGACTTCACATGATCTTTTCGATGAGAATTaatagtgttttaatatataacgATAGAGCTTAGCAAAAACTGTCGTTCCATTGTCAGATTTGCTTAATAAATTCTAGTTATAGATCATAATCAATAGGAAAAACTACACCGTATAATTTCTCCTAAAAATAATAtgatgaaaaaatatatattaaaatattaatgtataataatacatatttttatatataatcaatgtatatttttttttatatttaaagcgaagataattatttttagccgaccGTCCAAATATATAGGAGCGGGTCAGGGTCGTTGGATATTTTAAAAGATATAGGTGAGTTTTTTTAAATACAAATAAGACACGTGCCGAGTTAAGAAAATGCCACATGGCGAagttaaagtcaaaaaattgattAGGTTAGTTCTGTTAGATATAGGGGTAAGTTTGAGCCCAAAAATAAATTTAGGAGTATTTGCGGACCAAAAGGTTAACGAAGAGtatttttgagtcattttcaATATATTAGGGATATTGTTGGCCCTTCTGTTAGATATATGGGTAAGTTTGAACCCAAAAATAAATGTTAGGGACATTTACAGACTAAAAGGTTAACGGATAAtattttaaaccattttcaaTATATTAGGGGTATTGTTGGCTCTTCTACGTACTTAAAATAGCTACCTAGTTTCATTTCCACTATATAGATAGCATACATAATTTGTTACTCTTTAAGTTTTTTATATTTCTAGAGAATTGAGTTTAACTTTTCTTTCTTTGCCTTAGTTGAATATTTGTTAATTCTACCAATCAAAATTTAGACCGATGAAAAAAATTCCTTAATACAATTATCTTTGCTCAAATTCGATCACTAATCGTTTATAGTTCCCTTGTTTTATTGACAGCTAAATCATATTTAATGTACAAATTCCAAATTTAGAACTAGAGttgatatttttcaaatattataattCAATAGATAGTGCTTCCTGCTTAGAAGTAGTATaatattttcatgattctttTGCTTAAGAAAACGTGTCAAAAGGGCTAACAGCTAGCATTGAGCTTTGTAAAGGTCAGAGCCAGTGCAGCAACAGAAGGAAACCAAAAGGCAAAAAGGCATTCCTGTCATTTCTTTATATTCGAATCTTTCTTGGTGACAACAAACATCCAATTTTGTCAGAATATCTAAATACAAAAATACAGCAAATTAAAGCACTTCTCCTTGTTCTATAAAAATAGTCCTTCATAATACAAACTTCTCTCTCAAATCCTCTCTTTCCCTTTCACAAACTctgtttctttctctttttaactGTTCAAAATCTGCAATGGAATATAGCAAGGAGGTAAAAATGAGGCTATCTTTGTTTATATCTACATATTACTGTCTGTCTTCTTTTGCATTTTCTTGCTGATTTTATCATAATAATATTTTCTGTGTCCTTAAGTTAATTCATAGAGATCAATGCTTGTTTTTCTGCTTGCATATATTCACAAGATTATACCCTTTTCAAGAATTGAGCTAATCAAATGAtttccttcttttattccttGCTCAAGAATTAAGCTAATTAATCATCAGTTTCCTTCTTCTTAGTCCTTTGTTTTCCTTGTATTTGTCTTTCACAAATGACTTATAGCCTGATTGGCCAAACTTCTAGaagtaaaaagtatttttgagtagaaatataagcatttttagAAGTAGAAAAAGTATTGTTttgaaaaatacacttaaaaacgTTTGATCAGGCACTAATTgctattcaaaaatatttttttaaaataactaGCTAAATACAAATTACATCTTACCACAATAGTTTGAAAATGCAAAGGTTAGTGGATAAGGAAAATGATTCATTAgccatttttctttgttttgaacTCGAACTCTAGACCTCTAGTTAAAGATGAAGCAGTACTTACCATTTCACAACAACCGTTGTCGGTGATTCCTTAGCAGTTGATGTCATCCAAATTGACTGACCAAAACATTTGTCTTTGAGTTATGTTTACCTTTTTGAAGTAATAAATTTATTGACGCATTTCTATAGGAAAAGCTTAGATAAATAAATTGATCTTTGAACCTCTTTTAGTGATAAATATAGATATCGAGGAATATTGTAGATATATTGATTACTTCTTTATTAATGTGCAGAAAACTGGACCATGGCTATCAGTGCCACAATTTGGAAACTGGGACCAAAAGGGTGCATTCCCAGACTACTCTATGGATTTCTCTAAAATAAGAGAGAATAGGAAACAAAACAAGAAAGACTTGTCAAGAGCCAGTTTAGGTAATGAGAAAGAGCTCATTTTTAATACCAAAAAGGATGTAAATTCAGGTTACTCTCCCCACAGTAATGATCACCATTACCATCAAAACCGCTGTCCCACTGTAAGATACTTaccttcttttgttttgttttatctTAGCTTTTTTTTGGATGTATTTTTACcatctcatttttgttttaaaataatagaaaaatgaCATTATATAACCGTtttcaaaataatagccgaaaaatatatattttttgtatatatatatttatatatgcatTCTGTATGTTttattcaaattttatatactttgtaAATAGTTTTTGGCGCGGACTAAAAGTAAAAAAAGCCCTTAAATAATGACATAATTCTTGTAGTTTTTAGTTAACATTGCAGGCATGTAATGTGGTACTCTAATACATGAATCAAACAAGTAAATAGacactttttttaaaataaaaagtttgGGTAAAGATGTAGTGGGATACATGTAGGGGTAATACTTGGTTTTCTATATTAAAATGTTGACCTTTCTGGCCAATAGGTGGCATTGTATCAGAATAAATGACCTAGTAGTCTTCTAtaatttgttgaaattatttcttGAGAGATTTACAATTGGTTTATTGATTAAAAACAGAGAATTGATCTGTTAGTCTGAGTAATTTTAGAAACTCTGAGGAaaccttggcgtaactggtaaagtacgggttcgagccgtggaaataacctcttgcaaaaatgcagggtaaggctgcgtataaTAGACCAATGTCTCCAATTTCATATACTACTACTCTTCTTTAGGGACGGAGCTAGCTTTTCAGTAGCGGGTTCGGCCGAATTCAATAGCTTTGGTCCAAACCCTCTAATTGTCTTAAAAAAATCCATAGAATTATACCCTAATTATGAATTTAAAACTCAGTAGTCTTAAAATGACTAGAAATGAACTTATAAC contains:
- the LOC107776325 gene encoding uncharacterized protein LOC107776325 isoform X2 is translated as MEYSKEKTGPWLSVPQFGNWDQKGAFPDYSMDFSKIRENRKQNKKDLSRASLGNEKELIFNTKKDVNSGYSPHSNDHHYHQNRCPTRMRRIFNYFNCCSAKA
- the LOC107776325 gene encoding uncharacterized protein LOC107776325 isoform X1 — its product is MEYSKEKTGPWLSVPQFGNWDQKGAFPDYSMDFSKIRENRKQNKKDLSRASLGNEKELIFNTKKDVNSGYSPHSNDHHYHQNRCPTGPIRGKRSLSRIFPYLLTQGSNMRLLVKGGNAPHEQYGLHQLGH